A genomic window from Corynebacterium fournieri includes:
- a CDS encoding M20 family metallopeptidase has product MSTFDPPARPTAPSSAFLERMDEAVQDRLAEAEPDFNLGTRSPEHLQSWEDAEARVEKVRADLDHIVRDLHAHPEEAFEEHHAQAVIAGVLERHGFQVERGAHGVSTSVRAEWSSADYDSTVHPTVAVLAEYDALPGIGHACGHNVIAAAGVGAFLGAVGSGSGRIVFLGTPAEEGHTGKEYMIRGGMLDGVDCAVMVHPFSYDLVSHVWVGRRTLTATFTGVPAHASMQPYMGRNALDAATLAYQACGLLRQQMPPSDRLHAVLSDGGARASIIPETATLQMYVRSLYTETLMDLSQRVEDILKGAALMTGTTVDAQWDEHPMSLPVRNNATLARRWGATQASRGRDVLPAGTLPDSQAASTDFGNVSHLVPGIHPLVKIAPEGTALHTTDFAAAAISDQAFEGAFDAAVGLAQTIADILNDPQLLADAQEEFRLAGGAISVEKLLAGAAEQP; this is encoded by the coding sequence ATGTCTACTTTCGACCCACCCGCCCGACCGACCGCCCCCTCCAGCGCGTTCTTGGAGCGCATGGATGAAGCCGTCCAGGACCGGCTCGCGGAGGCGGAGCCGGACTTTAACCTTGGGACCAGAAGCCCTGAGCACCTGCAGTCCTGGGAGGACGCGGAGGCGCGGGTGGAAAAGGTCCGCGCGGACCTCGACCACATCGTTCGCGACCTGCACGCCCACCCGGAAGAGGCGTTTGAAGAGCACCACGCGCAAGCGGTGATCGCCGGGGTTCTTGAACGCCACGGGTTCCAGGTGGAACGCGGTGCACATGGCGTATCGACGTCAGTGCGGGCCGAATGGTCCAGCGCCGATTACGACTCGACGGTGCATCCCACGGTCGCCGTGCTGGCCGAGTACGATGCGCTTCCCGGCATCGGCCACGCCTGCGGGCACAACGTCATTGCGGCCGCTGGGGTGGGGGCCTTCCTCGGTGCCGTGGGAAGCGGCAGCGGCCGGATCGTGTTCCTGGGCACCCCCGCGGAGGAGGGGCACACCGGCAAGGAGTACATGATCCGCGGCGGGATGCTGGACGGCGTCGATTGCGCGGTGATGGTCCACCCGTTTTCCTACGACCTTGTCTCCCACGTGTGGGTGGGGCGCCGCACCCTGACCGCGACGTTTACCGGCGTGCCCGCGCACGCCTCGATGCAGCCGTACATGGGGCGAAACGCCCTCGACGCGGCCACGCTCGCCTATCAAGCGTGCGGGTTGCTGCGCCAGCAGATGCCGCCTTCGGACAGGTTGCATGCAGTGCTTTCCGACGGCGGAGCCCGCGCCTCGATCATCCCCGAGACCGCCACCCTGCAGATGTACGTCCGCTCGCTCTACACCGAGACGCTGATGGACTTAAGCCAGCGCGTGGAGGACATCCTCAAAGGCGCGGCCCTGATGACGGGCACGACCGTAGATGCGCAGTGGGACGAACATCCGATGTCGCTGCCTGTCCGCAACAACGCGACGCTTGCTCGGCGGTGGGGTGCGACGCAAGCGTCACGCGGAAGAGACGTGCTTCCGGCGGGCACCCTGCCGGATTCGCAGGCCGCGTCGACCGATTTCGGCAACGTGTCCCATCTGGTTCCGGGCATCCATCCGCTGGTGAAGATCGCGCCGGAGGGCACCGCGCTGCACACCACTGATTTCGCCGCGGCGGCGATCTCGGACCAGGCGTTTGAGGGCGCGTTCGACGCCGCGGTCGGGCTGGCGCAAACCATCGCGGACATCCTCAACGACCCCCAGCTGCTCGCTGACGCGCAGGAGGAGTTCCGCCTCGCCGGCGGCGCGATCTCCGTCGAGAAGCTGCTCGCCGGCGCGGCCGAGCAGCCCTAG
- a CDS encoding 1,4-dihydroxy-2-naphthoyl-CoA synthase translates to MSYSTAQPFDPSQWREVEGFDFTDITYHRHVGDTRADGTVRIAFDRPEVRNAFRPHTVDELYQALDHARCDPSVGVVLLTGNGPSEKDGGWAFCSGGDQRIRGRSGYQYAGGETAETVDEARVKAEGGRLHILEVQRLIRTMPKVVIAVVNGWAAGGGHSLHVVCDMTIASKEEARFKQTDADVGSFDAGYGSAYLAKMVGQKFAREIFFLGRTYSAEEMQRMGAVNIVAPHASLEDEAIQVAREINGKSPTAQRMLKFAFNLVDDGLMGQQVFAGEATRLAYMTDEAVEGRDSFLEKRPPNWEEFPFYY, encoded by the coding sequence ATGAGCTACTCCACCGCCCAGCCCTTCGACCCCAGCCAGTGGCGCGAGGTCGAGGGCTTCGATTTCACCGACATCACCTACCACCGCCACGTGGGCGACACGCGTGCCGACGGCACCGTGCGCATCGCGTTCGACCGCCCCGAGGTGCGCAACGCGTTTCGCCCCCACACCGTGGACGAGCTGTACCAGGCGCTCGACCACGCCCGGTGCGACCCGTCGGTGGGCGTGGTGTTGCTCACCGGCAACGGACCGAGCGAGAAGGACGGCGGCTGGGCGTTTTGCTCCGGCGGCGACCAGCGCATCCGCGGCCGCTCCGGCTACCAGTACGCGGGCGGCGAGACGGCGGAGACCGTCGATGAAGCGCGCGTGAAGGCCGAGGGCGGGCGCCTGCACATCCTGGAGGTCCAGCGTTTGATCCGCACGATGCCGAAGGTGGTCATCGCCGTGGTCAACGGCTGGGCGGCCGGCGGCGGGCACTCGCTACACGTGGTGTGCGACATGACCATCGCTTCGAAGGAGGAGGCCAGGTTCAAGCAGACCGACGCGGACGTGGGCTCCTTCGACGCCGGCTACGGCTCGGCGTACCTGGCCAAGATGGTGGGCCAGAAGTTCGCCCGCGAGATCTTCTTCCTGGGCCGGACCTACTCTGCGGAGGAGATGCAGCGCATGGGCGCGGTGAACATCGTCGCGCCGCATGCCTCGCTTGAGGACGAGGCGATCCAGGTCGCCCGCGAGATCAACGGCAAGTCCCCCACCGCGCAGCGCATGCTGAAATTCGCGTTCAACTTGGTCGACGACGGCCTGATGGGCCAGCAAGTCTTCGCCGGCGAGGCCACCCGCCTGGCGTACATGACCGACGAGGCCGTCGAGGGCCGCGACTCTTTCCTAGAGAAGCGCCCGCCGAACTGGGAGGAATTCCCCTTCTACTACTAG
- a CDS encoding o-succinylbenzoate synthase: MLPSADEILERAHVVALPMAVKFRGVTTREALLIDGPAGWGEFSPFTEYGPEESAAWLRAGLEAAFTGLPEAHGEVEVNGTIPAVADVQPVLARYPGVSTFKIKVAEKGQSLDDDLRRVAAVRQLRPDAKLRVDANRGWSVDQAIEAAEKLGELEYIEQPCATVEELAEVRRRTSTAIAADESIRRAADPYRVAELGAADVAVCKVAPLGGVDKLLRIARDLDLDVTVASALDTAVGMDAGLVAAKLTGSRAAGLATQRLFVEDVAAPRELANGRLEITRTTPDPDRLHGLRAPAKRRDWWFDRVRACVEVLSVDPQFRV, from the coding sequence ATGCTGCCTTCTGCCGACGAAATCCTCGAGCGCGCCCACGTCGTCGCCCTGCCCATGGCCGTGAAATTCCGCGGCGTGACCACCCGCGAGGCCCTGCTCATCGACGGCCCCGCCGGCTGGGGCGAATTTTCCCCGTTTACCGAATACGGGCCCGAAGAATCCGCCGCGTGGCTGCGCGCCGGGCTCGAAGCGGCGTTCACTGGGCTGCCCGAGGCTCACGGCGAAGTCGAGGTCAACGGCACTATCCCCGCCGTCGCGGACGTCCAGCCAGTGCTCGCGCGCTACCCCGGCGTTTCCACCTTCAAAATCAAGGTGGCGGAGAAGGGGCAGTCGCTTGACGACGACCTCCGGCGCGTCGCCGCCGTCCGCCAGCTGCGCCCCGACGCGAAGCTGCGCGTGGACGCCAACCGCGGCTGGAGCGTCGACCAGGCCATCGAGGCCGCCGAGAAGCTCGGGGAGCTGGAGTACATCGAGCAGCCCTGCGCCACCGTGGAGGAACTCGCGGAGGTCCGACGGCGCACCAGCACGGCGATCGCGGCGGACGAGTCCATCCGCCGCGCCGCCGACCCGTACCGTGTGGCCGAACTCGGGGCGGCTGATGTGGCGGTGTGCAAGGTGGCGCCGTTAGGTGGCGTCGATAAGCTTCTGCGTATTGCCCGCGACTTGGACCTCGATGTGACCGTGGCCAGCGCGTTGGATACCGCCGTCGGGATGGACGCGGGTCTGGTGGCGGCGAAGCTGACCGGCTCGCGCGCGGCGGGGCTGGCCACGCAGCGGCTGTTCGTAGAAGATGTCGCCGCGCCGCGCGAGCTCGCGAACGGCCGGCTGGAGATCACCCGCACCACCCCCGATCCGGACAGGCTTCACGGGCTGCGCGCGCCGGCGAAGCGCCGCGACTGGTGGTTCGACCGCGTCCGCGCCTGCGTAGAGGTGCTATCAGTAGATCCCCAATTCCGGGTGTAA
- a CDS encoding SLC13 family permease, translating into MSTPVIHDSAALSDGDLAKAPEPGEWRRQLIGLITGVVLAVLVYIFFPSGAAETVAQSSGAKEGVEYSADTMRIVAATTVLMGAWWMTEAIPLAATALIPIAVFPLAGVAPFKDVSSPYASATIFLFMGGFLMALGLQRWNLHRRLALMVVKVVGTSPKRIILGFMLATGFMSMWVSNTATAVVMLPIGTSVLMLTADTVGGMKNQKRFATALMLAIAYSASIGSLATLIGTPPNALLKGYMEEAHGIVIGFGEWMLVGLPVAVVFTFIAWWVLITVFKPEVDTIPGGRELIDEELKKLGPWTFPQVAVGLIFLVAALAWIFIPLGINQFGWDFPYDDAIVGIIAGLLMFIVPGTSNGKRLLDWETANEMPWDVLLLFGGGLSLSAMFTATGLSLWIGEKAKGLSSLPMSLLILAVAALVLILTELTSNTATAATFLPIMGGVAVGIGLTDATEMNVMLLAIPVALSATCAFMLPVATPPNAIAYSSGYVTMGEMIKGGVWLNVIAMVLITLATYFIAVPVFGLVL; encoded by the coding sequence ATGTCGACTCCCGTGATCCACGATTCCGCCGCACTTTCAGACGGCGACCTGGCCAAAGCGCCCGAACCCGGCGAGTGGCGCCGCCAGCTCATCGGCCTGATCACCGGTGTGGTGCTGGCCGTGCTCGTCTACATCTTCTTCCCCTCTGGCGCGGCGGAGACCGTCGCGCAGTCCTCCGGCGCGAAGGAGGGCGTGGAGTACTCCGCGGACACCATGCGCATCGTCGCCGCCACCACCGTGCTCATGGGCGCGTGGTGGATGACCGAGGCGATCCCGCTGGCTGCGACCGCTTTGATCCCGATCGCGGTGTTCCCGCTGGCAGGCGTGGCGCCGTTCAAGGACGTCTCCTCGCCGTACGCGTCCGCGACAATCTTCCTCTTCATGGGCGGCTTCCTCATGGCGCTGGGCCTGCAGCGCTGGAACCTACACCGCCGCCTGGCGCTGATGGTGGTCAAGGTGGTGGGCACCAGCCCGAAGCGCATCATCTTGGGCTTCATGCTTGCTACCGGCTTTATGTCCATGTGGGTGTCCAACACCGCAACCGCCGTGGTGATGCTGCCCATCGGCACCTCGGTGCTCATGCTCACCGCGGACACCGTCGGCGGGATGAAAAACCAGAAGCGCTTCGCCACCGCGCTGATGCTGGCGATCGCGTATTCGGCGTCCATCGGCTCGCTGGCAACGCTCATCGGCACCCCGCCGAACGCGCTGCTGAAGGGGTACATGGAGGAGGCTCACGGCATCGTCATCGGCTTCGGCGAGTGGATGCTGGTGGGCCTGCCGGTGGCCGTGGTGTTCACCTTCATCGCGTGGTGGGTGCTCATCACCGTGTTCAAGCCCGAAGTGGACACCATCCCGGGCGGGCGCGAGCTCATCGACGAGGAGCTGAAAAAGCTTGGCCCCTGGACCTTCCCGCAGGTCGCCGTCGGGCTGATCTTCCTGGTGGCGGCGCTGGCGTGGATCTTCATCCCGCTGGGCATCAACCAGTTCGGCTGGGACTTCCCGTACGACGACGCCATCGTGGGCATCATCGCCGGCCTGCTCATGTTCATCGTGCCCGGCACCTCCAACGGCAAGCGCCTGCTGGACTGGGAGACGGCCAACGAGATGCCGTGGGACGTGCTCCTGCTGTTCGGCGGCGGGCTTTCCCTGTCCGCCATGTTCACCGCCACCGGCCTGTCCCTGTGGATCGGCGAGAAGGCGAAGGGCCTGTCGTCGCTGCCGATGTCCCTGCTCATCCTCGCCGTCGCCGCACTCGTGCTGATTTTGACGGAGCTGACCTCCAACACCGCCACCGCCGCAACCTTCCTGCCGATCATGGGCGGCGTCGCAGTGGGCATCGGGCTTACCGACGCCACGGAGATGAACGTCATGCTGCTCGCTATCCCAGTGGCACTTTCCGCCACCTGTGCGTTCATGCTGCCGGTGGCCACCCCGCCGAACGCGATCGCGTACTCGTCGGGTTACGTCACCATGGGCGAGATGATCAAGGGCGGCGTCTGGCTCAACGTGATCGCCATGGTGCTGATCACCCTGGCCACCTACTTCATCGCGGTGCCGGTGTTCGGGCTCGTGCTGTAA
- the menD gene encoding 2-succinyl-5-enolpyruvyl-6-hydroxy-3-cyclohexene-1-carboxylic-acid synthase has protein sequence MAAMEIAAAVAELVAKHCTDVVMSPGSRNSPLAYALLARRDVRVHMRIDERSAAFTALGLARVQRRHVGVVMTSGTAVANAYPAVIEAHMSHTPLAVISADRPERLVGTGASQTIWQQGIFGRYAETQQVQSLDDVHAASFTATQVHINVALDTPLVPEQLPEPVGQPRRVGPGALEGSRDWVDHGAVDVDLTRNTLVIAGDEAWEVPGLEHVPTIAEPTAPTPFHQVHPLAARFFAQSEVAISHDGGDFAADTKPEQVIVVGHPTLHRDVMALLADPDIEVVGISRTETFTGQPDKRGSRVNATGQPTDTWLKICEAAGDVGAETVRQALTEDEFGFTGLHVAAAVCDTLGVGDTLVLGSSNPVRDASFVGMPFDGVDTYSARGAAGIDGTVSQAVGVALATQALRPDEIRAPRTVALMGDLTFLHDANGLLIGPDEPRPGNLTIVVANDDGGGIFEALEPGADNLRGAFERVFGTPHGVDVEKLAEAYGADYRRADTLAELNEVLLELEAQPSPITVVEAATTRTTRRALAARLNR, from the coding sequence ATGGCAGCTATGGAGATTGCGGCGGCGGTGGCGGAGCTCGTCGCCAAGCATTGCACCGATGTGGTCATGAGCCCGGGCTCGCGCAACTCGCCGCTGGCATACGCGCTGCTCGCGCGCCGCGACGTGCGGGTGCACATGCGTATCGACGAGCGCTCCGCCGCCTTCACCGCCCTCGGTTTGGCGCGCGTGCAGCGCCGCCACGTCGGCGTGGTGATGACCTCCGGCACCGCCGTGGCGAATGCGTACCCGGCGGTGATCGAGGCGCACATGTCCCACACCCCGCTCGCGGTGATCAGCGCGGACCGCCCGGAGCGCCTCGTCGGCACCGGGGCGAGCCAAACCATCTGGCAGCAGGGCATCTTCGGCCGCTACGCCGAAACGCAGCAGGTGCAATCGCTTGACGACGTCCACGCGGCCTCCTTTACCGCCACCCAGGTCCACATCAACGTGGCCCTGGACACCCCGCTCGTGCCGGAGCAGCTGCCGGAGCCGGTGGGGCAGCCGCGCCGGGTTGGGCCGGGAGCGCTCGAAGGGTCGCGCGACTGGGTCGACCACGGCGCCGTCGACGTGGACCTGACCCGAAACACCCTGGTCATCGCCGGCGACGAAGCCTGGGAGGTGCCGGGACTGGAGCACGTGCCCACCATCGCTGAGCCGACCGCGCCCACGCCGTTCCACCAGGTGCACCCGCTGGCCGCGCGCTTTTTCGCCCAGTCCGAGGTGGCCATCTCCCACGACGGGGGCGACTTCGCTGCCGACACCAAGCCGGAGCAGGTCATCGTGGTGGGCCACCCGACGCTGCACCGCGACGTGATGGCGTTGTTGGCGGACCCGGACATCGAGGTCGTCGGCATCTCGCGCACCGAGACGTTCACCGGGCAGCCGGATAAGCGCGGCTCGCGGGTCAACGCCACCGGCCAGCCCACGGACACGTGGCTGAAGATCTGCGAGGCCGCCGGCGATGTCGGCGCCGAAACCGTGCGCCAAGCGCTCACCGAAGACGAGTTCGGGTTCACCGGCCTGCACGTCGCCGCCGCGGTGTGCGACACCCTAGGCGTGGGCGACACGCTGGTGCTCGGCTCGTCCAACCCGGTGCGCGACGCGTCGTTCGTGGGCATGCCCTTCGACGGGGTGGACACCTATTCCGCCCGGGGTGCCGCGGGCATCGACGGCACCGTCTCCCAGGCCGTCGGCGTGGCCCTTGCCACCCAGGCGCTGCGCCCGGACGAGATCCGCGCCCCGCGCACCGTCGCGCTCATGGGGGATTTGACCTTCCTCCACGACGCCAACGGCCTGCTCATCGGGCCCGACGAGCCGCGCCCGGGCAACCTCACCATCGTGGTGGCCAACGACGACGGCGGAGGCATCTTCGAGGCCCTCGAACCGGGCGCGGACAATCTCCGCGGCGCGTTCGAGCGGGTCTTCGGCACGCCGCACGGCGTGGACGTCGAGAAGCTTGCGGAAGCGTACGGGGCCGACTACCGGCGCGCCGACACCCTCGCCGAGCTCAACGAGGTGCTGCTGGAGCTCGAAGCGCAGCCGAGCCCGATCACCGTCGTGGAGGCCGCCACCACACGCACCACCCGCCGAGCGTTGGCGGCGCGCCTGAACCGATGA